The proteins below are encoded in one region of Micromonospora pisi:
- the polA gene encoding DNA polymerase I, with protein sequence MSVAPTRVGRVTDAPRLLLLDGHSLAYRAFFALPVENFSTTTGQPTNAVYGFTSMLINVLRDERPTHLIVAFDISRRSFRTERYAEYKAGRAETPTDFHGQVSLVKEVLAALRVPVVEKEGYEADDVIATLARQGRESGMDVLICTGDRDAFQLIGDTVTVLYPRKGVSDLARMDPAAVTERYGVGPEQYRDLAALVGESSDNLPGVPGVGPKTAAKWINQFGGVEGVIARADEIKGKAGESLRERLADVIRNFELNRLVDDLELSLGTADARWAGWDREAVHQVFDTLQFRVLRDRLYQYLEAVQPEAEAGFEMATEVLGTGAVAAWLAEHTPAGTPAGVAVAGTFGRGTGTLTGIAVATADGAGGWFDPTTLDPADEAAVGEWLADEARPKVLHDSKPALLAFAAHGWQLRGVGRDTALAAYLARPDQRSYDLGDLALRYLHRELRVDQPETGQLTFEGLGDDDSQVEQNLMLRARATLDLADAIDAELARDGELSARLLADVELPLVRVLAEMERVGIAADTDYLSELEAHFAGEVKAAAQAAYEVVGREFNLGSPKQLQEILFTELGLPKTKKIKTGYTTDADALQWLYAQNPHPVLAHLLRHRDVARLKSTVDGLLKSISDDGRIHTTYNQTVAATGRLSSTDPNLQNIPIRTEEGRRIRRAFVVGTGYDTLLTADYSQIEMRIMAHLSNDQALIEAFNSGEDFHATTASFVFHVPVAEVSADQRRKIKAMNYGLAYGLSAFGLAQQLNIAPDEARGLMDEYFTRFGGVRDYLQEVVRRAVRDGYTETMLGRRRYLPDLVSDNRQRREMAERMALNAPIQGSAADMIKVAMLHVEAALRASGLRSRMLLQVHDELVFEVHPGEREQLEELVRREMGNAQPLSVPLEVSVGAGQDWNTADH encoded by the coding sequence ATGTCGGTGGCCCCGACTAGAGTCGGCAGGGTGACCGACGCACCCCGCCTCCTGTTGTTGGATGGCCATTCGCTGGCCTACCGGGCCTTCTTCGCCCTGCCGGTGGAGAACTTCTCCACCACGACCGGCCAGCCGACAAACGCGGTGTACGGCTTCACCTCGATGTTGATCAACGTCCTCCGGGACGAGCGGCCGACCCACCTGATCGTCGCCTTCGACATCTCCCGCCGCTCGTTCCGCACCGAGCGCTACGCCGAGTACAAGGCCGGCCGGGCCGAGACCCCGACCGACTTCCACGGCCAGGTGAGCCTGGTCAAGGAGGTGCTTGCCGCGCTCCGGGTGCCGGTGGTGGAGAAGGAGGGCTACGAGGCCGACGACGTGATCGCCACCCTCGCCCGGCAGGGCCGGGAGAGCGGCATGGACGTGCTGATCTGCACCGGCGACCGGGACGCCTTCCAGTTGATCGGCGACACGGTCACCGTCCTCTACCCCCGCAAGGGCGTCTCCGACCTGGCCCGGATGGACCCGGCGGCGGTCACCGAGCGCTACGGCGTCGGTCCGGAGCAGTACCGCGACCTGGCGGCGCTGGTCGGGGAGAGCAGTGACAACCTGCCCGGCGTACCGGGGGTCGGTCCGAAGACCGCGGCCAAGTGGATCAACCAGTTCGGCGGGGTGGAAGGTGTGATCGCCCGCGCCGACGAGATCAAGGGCAAGGCCGGGGAGAGCCTGCGGGAGCGGCTCGCCGACGTGATCCGCAACTTCGAGCTCAACCGGCTGGTCGACGACCTGGAGCTGTCGCTGGGCACGGCCGACGCGCGCTGGGCGGGCTGGGACCGCGAGGCGGTCCACCAGGTCTTCGACACGCTCCAGTTCCGGGTCCTGCGGGACCGGCTCTACCAGTACCTCGAGGCGGTGCAGCCGGAGGCGGAGGCGGGCTTCGAGATGGCGACCGAGGTGCTCGGCACCGGCGCGGTCGCGGCCTGGCTGGCCGAGCACACCCCGGCCGGCACCCCGGCCGGGGTCGCCGTCGCCGGCACCTTCGGGCGCGGCACCGGCACCCTGACCGGGATCGCGGTCGCGACCGCCGACGGCGCCGGCGGCTGGTTCGACCCCACCACCCTCGACCCGGCGGACGAGGCGGCGGTGGGCGAGTGGCTGGCCGACGAGGCGCGGCCGAAGGTGCTGCACGACAGCAAGCCGGCGCTGCTGGCGTTCGCCGCGCACGGCTGGCAGTTGCGTGGAGTCGGCCGGGACACCGCGCTGGCGGCGTACCTGGCCCGGCCGGACCAGCGCTCCTACGATCTGGGCGACCTCGCCCTGCGCTACCTGCACCGGGAGCTGCGGGTCGACCAGCCGGAGACCGGCCAGCTCACCTTCGAGGGGCTGGGCGACGACGACAGTCAGGTCGAGCAGAACCTGATGCTGCGGGCCCGCGCCACGCTCGACCTGGCTGACGCGATCGACGCGGAACTCGCCCGCGACGGGGAACTCTCCGCCCGGCTCCTGGCCGACGTGGAACTGCCGCTGGTCCGGGTGCTCGCCGAGATGGAGCGGGTGGGCATCGCCGCCGACACCGACTACCTCTCCGAGTTGGAGGCGCACTTCGCGGGCGAGGTGAAGGCGGCCGCGCAGGCGGCGTACGAGGTGGTGGGTCGGGAGTTCAACCTCGGCTCGCCCAAGCAGTTGCAGGAGATCCTCTTCACCGAGCTGGGCCTGCCCAAGACCAAGAAGATCAAGACCGGGTACACCACCGACGCGGACGCGTTGCAGTGGCTCTACGCGCAGAACCCCCACCCGGTGCTGGCGCACCTGCTGCGCCACCGGGACGTGGCCCGGCTCAAGTCGACCGTTGACGGACTACTCAAGTCGATCTCCGACGACGGCCGGATCCACACCACGTACAACCAGACGGTGGCGGCGACCGGGCGGCTCTCGTCGACCGACCCGAACCTGCAGAACATTCCGATCCGGACCGAGGAGGGGCGGCGGATCCGGCGCGCCTTCGTGGTGGGCACCGGCTACGACACCCTGCTCACCGCCGACTACAGCCAGATCGAGATGCGGATCATGGCGCACCTCTCCAACGACCAGGCGCTGATCGAGGCGTTCAACTCGGGCGAGGACTTCCACGCCACCACCGCCTCGTTCGTCTTCCACGTGCCGGTCGCCGAGGTCTCCGCCGACCAGCGGCGCAAGATCAAGGCAATGAACTACGGCCTGGCGTACGGGTTGAGCGCGTTCGGTCTGGCCCAGCAGCTCAACATCGCCCCGGACGAGGCCCGTGGCCTGATGGACGAGTACTTCACCCGGTTCGGCGGTGTGCGCGACTACCTCCAGGAGGTGGTGCGCCGGGCGGTACGGGACGGCTACACCGAAACCATGCTCGGCCGGCGCCGCTACCTGCCCGATCTGGTCAGCGACAACCGGCAGCGGCGGGAGATGGCCGAGCGGATGGCCCTCAACGCTCCGATCCAGGGCTCCGCCGCCGACATGATCAAGGTGGCGATGCTGCACGTGGAGGCGGCGTTGCGGGCGTCCGGGTTGCGGTCCCGGATGCTGCTCCAGGTGCACGACGAGCTGGTCTTCGAGGTGCATCCCGGTGAGCGGGAGCAGCTCGAGGAACTGGTCCGGCGGGAGATGGGCAACGCCCAGCCGCTCTCCGTACCGCTGGAGGTCTCGGTGGGCGCGGGTCAGGACTGGAACACCGCCGACCACTGA
- a CDS encoding ABC transporter ATP-binding protein: MLLEIDNLTLLYGRIQALHGISLTVAEGEIVALIGANGAGKTTTMRAISGLRPVAAGSIRFDGTDVTKMRADLRVIRGIGQSPEGRGVFPGMTVHENLEMGAYTRRDKAGIAEDLEMVYGLFPRLLERRKQPGGTLSGGEQQMLAVGRAMMTRPRLLLLDEPSMGLAPKLIQQIFEIITRINEQGTTILLVEQNAQQALSRAHRGYVLETGRIVKEGSGQELLTDPAVKEAYLGVA, translated from the coding sequence ATGCTGCTTGAGATCGACAACCTGACCCTGCTGTACGGCCGGATCCAGGCGCTGCACGGCATCAGCCTGACCGTCGCCGAGGGCGAGATCGTGGCCCTGATCGGGGCGAACGGTGCCGGCAAGACGACCACGATGCGGGCCATCTCCGGTCTGCGTCCGGTTGCCGCCGGTTCGATCCGGTTCGACGGTACCGATGTCACCAAGATGCGCGCCGACCTGCGGGTGATCCGTGGGATCGGGCAGTCGCCGGAGGGTCGGGGGGTCTTCCCCGGCATGACGGTGCACGAGAACCTGGAGATGGGTGCCTACACCCGACGGGACAAGGCGGGCATCGCCGAGGACCTGGAGATGGTGTACGGCCTCTTCCCCCGGCTGCTCGAGCGGCGCAAGCAGCCTGGCGGCACGCTCTCCGGCGGTGAGCAGCAGATGCTGGCGGTCGGTCGGGCCATGATGACCCGGCCCCGGTTGCTCCTGCTCGACGAGCCCTCGATGGGTCTGGCGCCCAAGTTGATCCAGCAGATCTTCGAGATCATCACGCGGATCAACGAGCAGGGCACCACGATCCTGTTGGTGGAGCAGAACGCGCAGCAGGCGCTCTCCCGGGCCCACCGCGGTTACGTGTTGGAGACCGGCCGGATCGTCAAGGAGGGTTCCGGACAGGAACTCCTGACCGACCCGGCGGTCAAGGAGGCGTACCTGGGCGTGGCCTGA
- a CDS encoding ABC transporter ATP-binding protein, producing MSEPQMGSERDVTSERDLAPDARVEVGSPPESGVGAEAAHGPTAQIPSPREETPGPAVPPAGREPLLEVDNVTLRFGGVVALNQVNFTLYKGEILGLIGPNGAGKTTCFNAMTGVYTPTEGEIRFQGRKLSGQKRFKITKLGVARTFQNIRLFPEMTVLENVQVGADAHHRTSVPSALLRLPRHWREEKQGKEKARELLDFVGVNSHTENLARNLSYGDQRRLEIARALATDPTLLCLDEPAAGFNPAEKEALLQLIRKIRDRGVTVLLIEHDMRLVMGVTDRIVVLEFGQKIAEGTPAEVRDDPKVIAAYLGVSEDAA from the coding sequence TTGAGTGAGCCGCAGATGGGCAGTGAGCGGGATGTGACCAGCGAGCGTGATCTCGCCCCGGACGCCCGGGTCGAGGTGGGTTCCCCGCCGGAGTCCGGCGTTGGCGCCGAGGCCGCGCACGGGCCGACAGCACAGATCCCCTCGCCGCGCGAGGAGACCCCGGGGCCGGCGGTACCGCCGGCCGGCCGTGAGCCACTGCTCGAGGTGGACAACGTCACGCTGCGCTTCGGTGGGGTGGTGGCGCTGAACCAGGTGAACTTCACCCTCTACAAGGGGGAGATCCTCGGCCTGATCGGTCCGAACGGCGCCGGGAAGACCACCTGCTTCAACGCCATGACCGGGGTCTACACCCCGACCGAGGGCGAGATCCGGTTCCAGGGCCGCAAGCTCAGCGGGCAGAAGCGCTTCAAGATCACCAAGTTGGGTGTCGCCCGTACGTTCCAGAACATTCGTCTCTTCCCCGAGATGACCGTGCTGGAGAACGTGCAGGTGGGCGCGGACGCGCACCACAGGACCAGCGTGCCCAGCGCGCTGCTGCGGCTGCCCCGGCACTGGCGGGAGGAGAAGCAGGGCAAGGAGAAGGCTCGTGAGCTGCTCGACTTCGTCGGGGTGAACAGCCACACGGAGAACCTGGCCCGCAACCTCTCCTACGGTGACCAGCGCCGGTTGGAGATCGCCCGCGCGCTGGCCACCGATCCGACCCTGCTCTGCCTGGACGAGCCGGCTGCCGGCTTCAACCCGGCGGAGAAGGAGGCCCTGCTCCAGTTGATCCGCAAGATCCGGGACCGTGGCGTCACGGTGCTGCTCATCGAGCACGACATGCGGCTCGTCATGGGCGTCACCGACCGGATCGTGGTGCTGGAGTTCGGTCAGAAGATCGCCGAGGGTACGCCGGCCGAGGTCCGCGACGACCCGAAGGTGATCGCGGCTTACCTGGGGGTGTCGGAAGATGCTGCTTGA
- a CDS encoding branched-chain amino acid ABC transporter permease: MTDFRTRWHEATSRVGHTLDSLPKPVRIAGLLVFVAFLYILPNKWFYEYLNIPGVWIPLYTTSNDMAAVLFYCAWIVLLSLGLNVVVGYAGLLDLGFFGFFAVGAYTVALLTSPESKLITEYNWLESPWPWLVTVPIAIALALLSGVLLGAPTLRLRGDYLAIVTLGFAEMIRIVAKNQDWVLNGDRGIPSVAHPPGKWSDGSPIFGFEFKPYYWLLLTVIIIAVFLIRNLSRSRVGRAWVAIREDEDAAEIMGVPTFRFKLWAFAIGAAVGGLSGSLWAGQATFVNSSTFSLENSILVLAAVLLGGAGSIGGAILGGFLVIYIPEWLRSVGDVFGLPEVVSIAGRDYDVSPTSLRYFIFGVLLIVVMIFRPQGLWPNRRRAAELKDRQKEVAVVE; encoded by the coding sequence ATGACCGACTTCCGAACCCGGTGGCACGAGGCCACCAGCCGCGTCGGCCACACGCTCGACTCACTGCCGAAGCCGGTCCGGATCGCAGGGCTGCTGGTCTTCGTGGCCTTCCTCTACATCCTGCCGAACAAGTGGTTCTACGAGTACCTGAACATCCCGGGTGTGTGGATTCCGCTCTACACCACCAGCAACGACATGGCCGCGGTGCTCTTCTACTGTGCCTGGATCGTGCTGTTGTCGCTCGGCCTGAACGTGGTGGTCGGTTACGCCGGCTTGCTCGACCTCGGTTTCTTCGGCTTCTTCGCGGTCGGCGCCTACACCGTCGCCCTGCTCACCTCGCCGGAGAGCAAGCTCATCACCGAGTACAACTGGCTGGAGAGCCCGTGGCCGTGGCTGGTCACGGTGCCGATCGCGATCGCGTTGGCGCTCCTGTCCGGGGTGCTGCTCGGCGCCCCGACGCTGCGGCTGCGCGGTGACTACCTGGCGATCGTGACACTCGGCTTCGCCGAGATGATCCGGATCGTGGCGAAGAACCAGGACTGGGTGCTCAACGGTGACCGGGGCATCCCCTCGGTGGCGCATCCCCCCGGCAAGTGGTCGGACGGCTCCCCGATCTTCGGTTTCGAGTTCAAGCCGTACTACTGGCTGCTCCTCACCGTGATCATCATCGCCGTGTTCCTGATCCGCAACCTCTCCCGGAGCCGGGTCGGTCGGGCCTGGGTCGCGATCCGGGAGGATGAGGACGCGGCCGAGATCATGGGTGTGCCGACCTTCCGGTTCAAGCTCTGGGCGTTCGCGATCGGCGCGGCGGTCGGTGGTCTCTCCGGCTCGCTCTGGGCGGGGCAGGCGACCTTCGTCAACTCCTCCACCTTCTCGCTCGAGAACTCGATCCTGGTGCTGGCGGCCGTGCTGCTCGGTGGTGCCGGCAGCATCGGTGGCGCGATCCTCGGTGGCTTCCTGGTGATCTACATTCCGGAGTGGCTACGCTCGGTCGGGGACGTCTTCGGTCTGCCCGAGGTGGTCAGCATCGCCGGTCGGGACTACGACGTGAGCCCCACGTCGCTGCGTTACTTCATCTTCGGTGTGCTTCTCATCGTGGTGATGATCTTCCGGCCGCAGGGTCTGTGGCCGAACCGGCGGCGGGCCGCCGAGCTCAAGGACCGGCAGAAGGAGGTGGCGGTCGTTGAGTGA
- a CDS encoding branched-chain amino acid ABC transporter permease, translating to MDFAELFRGFPELTTTGLVQGAIYALIALGYTLVYGVLRLINFAHSEVFMIGTFAAVWTWGFFGLNSNSDGPSVTKALLLIVVAIVAAAALSGGTALLIEVTAYRPLRRRNAPPLAFLITAIGASYALMELMGALTQRRQIGAPRLLPTDPVITIGGFHVTPVQLLTLSVAILMMVGLDFFVNRTRFGRGIRAVAQDANTAALMGVNKSRVIALVFVLGGLMAGVAAVFSDMKSGNTRYNIGFLLGLKAFAAAVLGGIGNLRGAAIGGVLLGLVENYGSAVFGSQWRDLISFVVLITLLMFRPTGLLGESLGRARA from the coding sequence GTGGACTTTGCAGAACTCTTCCGGGGATTCCCGGAACTGACAACGACAGGGCTGGTCCAGGGCGCGATCTACGCTCTCATCGCCCTCGGCTACACCCTTGTGTACGGCGTCCTTCGCCTCATCAACTTCGCGCACTCCGAGGTCTTCATGATCGGCACCTTCGCCGCCGTGTGGACCTGGGGCTTCTTCGGCCTGAACAGTAACAGCGACGGACCCTCGGTGACGAAGGCGCTGCTGCTGATCGTGGTCGCGATTGTCGCGGCCGCGGCCCTCTCCGGCGGTACCGCCCTCCTGATCGAGGTGACGGCCTATCGCCCACTGCGGCGGCGCAACGCACCGCCACTGGCCTTCCTCATCACCGCCATCGGCGCCTCGTACGCCCTGATGGAGCTGATGGGGGCGCTGACCCAGCGGCGTCAGATCGGTGCGCCGCGACTGCTCCCCACCGACCCGGTGATCACCATCGGCGGATTCCACGTCACCCCGGTTCAGCTGCTCACCCTGAGCGTGGCCATCCTGATGATGGTCGGCCTGGACTTCTTCGTGAACAGGACCCGGTTCGGCCGGGGTATCCGGGCGGTGGCCCAGGATGCCAACACCGCCGCGCTGATGGGCGTCAACAAGAGCCGGGTGATCGCCCTGGTCTTCGTCCTGGGTGGTCTGATGGCCGGTGTGGCCGCGGTCTTCAGTGACATGAAGAGCGGAAACACCCGGTACAACATCGGCTTCCTGCTCGGGCTCAAGGCGTTCGCCGCCGCGGTGCTCGGTGGTATCGGCAACCTGCGCGGCGCCGCTATCGGCGGTGTGCTGCTCGGGCTGGTGGAGAACTACGGCTCGGCGGTCTTCGGCTCGCAGTGGCGCGACCTGATCTCCTTCGTCGTGCTGATCACCCTGCTGATGTTCCGGCCGACCGGCCTGCTCGGTGAGTCGTTGGGAAGGGCGCGGGCATGA
- a CDS encoding branched-chain amino acid ABC transporter substrate-binding protein, producing the protein MRQNFVRVLGGVAMAALLVGGATACKQDEGSGTGSGSQACDLKIGFFGALSGADAGLVTPMKQGVDLAVEQYNKANADCQVTVAPFDSQGKADLAGGLATSAAADTKIVGMVGPAFSGESEVALPIFEQATLPSITPSATRPSLSTKGWKVFHRGVGNDFSQGPAIANYIKSVIKAEKVFVIDDQSAYGAGLADEAKKVLGPLVVKTDKVVDNAQEFGAQISSVKTSGATVLFYAGYTEEAAPFLKQLRANGWTGTFIGGDGINDANMLSVTGQKDVEGTISTCPCGPATAAKGTFVTDFKAKFNGVDPGVYADVSYDLANIYLEAIKAGKTTRADIQAFLGTYNKAGAASGVTYKWEANGELDPAQVKVWAFKATNGAWAPDLEIPKG; encoded by the coding sequence TTGAGGCAAAACTTCGTACGCGTCCTCGGCGGTGTCGCCATGGCGGCGCTGCTAGTTGGTGGCGCTACCGCGTGCAAGCAGGACGAGGGTTCGGGCACCGGCTCCGGGAGCCAGGCGTGCGACCTCAAGATCGGTTTCTTCGGTGCGCTGTCCGGTGCGGATGCCGGGCTCGTGACGCCGATGAAGCAGGGTGTCGACCTTGCCGTCGAGCAGTACAACAAGGCGAACGCGGACTGCCAGGTGACGGTGGCCCCGTTCGACTCGCAGGGTAAGGCCGACCTGGCTGGTGGTCTGGCCACCAGCGCGGCCGCCGACACGAAGATCGTGGGAATGGTCGGGCCGGCGTTCTCGGGTGAGTCCGAGGTCGCGCTGCCCATCTTCGAGCAGGCCACCCTGCCGAGCATCACCCCGTCGGCGACCCGTCCGAGCCTGAGCACCAAGGGCTGGAAGGTCTTCCACCGTGGCGTGGGTAACGACTTCTCGCAGGGCCCGGCGATCGCCAACTACATCAAGAGCGTTATCAAGGCGGAGAAGGTCTTCGTCATCGACGACCAGTCCGCGTACGGCGCCGGTCTCGCCGACGAGGCGAAGAAGGTGCTCGGCCCGCTGGTCGTCAAGACCGACAAGGTGGTCGACAACGCGCAGGAGTTCGGCGCGCAGATCTCCAGCGTCAAGACCAGTGGCGCGACCGTGCTGTTCTACGCGGGTTACACCGAGGAGGCGGCGCCGTTCCTCAAGCAGCTCCGCGCCAACGGCTGGACCGGTACGTTCATCGGCGGCGACGGCATCAACGACGCGAACATGCTGTCGGTGACCGGTCAGAAGGACGTCGAGGGCACCATCTCCACCTGCCCGTGTGGCCCGGCCACCGCGGCCAAGGGCACCTTCGTGACCGACTTCAAGGCGAAGTTCAACGGTGTCGACCCGGGCGTCTACGCCGACGTGTCGTACGACCTCGCCAACATCTACCTTGAGGCGATCAAGGCCGGCAAGACCACCCGCGCCGACATCCAGGCCTTCCTCGGCACCTACAACAAGGCTGGCGCCGCCTCCGGCGTGACCTACAAGTGGGAGGCGAACGGCGAGCTTGACCCCGCTCAGGTGAAGGTGTGGGCGTTCAAGGCCACCAACGGTGCCTGGGCACCGGATCTGGAGATCCCGAAGGGCTGA
- a CDS encoding ANTAR domain-containing response regulator — MADTQAGIERRRVLIAEDEALIRLDLAEMLVEEGYDVVGEAGDGETAVRLAEELKPDLVILDIKMPIMDGLAAAERIAGGRIAPVVILTAFSQRDLVERARAAGAMAYLVKPFQKSDLVPAIEIALSRYSEIAALESEVAGLTDRLEIRKTVERAKGALMTTYGMTEPQAFKWIQRTAMDHRMTMREVAERILAEGTGAEPTEAS, encoded by the coding sequence GTGGCCGACACGCAGGCGGGTATCGAGCGTAGGCGGGTGCTGATCGCCGAGGATGAGGCGCTCATCCGGCTGGATCTCGCCGAGATGCTGGTCGAAGAGGGCTACGACGTGGTGGGGGAGGCGGGTGACGGGGAGACCGCGGTGCGCCTGGCCGAGGAACTCAAGCCCGACCTCGTCATCCTCGACATCAAGATGCCCATCATGGATGGGCTGGCGGCGGCCGAGCGGATCGCCGGTGGCCGGATCGCACCGGTGGTCATCCTCACCGCGTTCAGTCAGCGCGACCTGGTCGAGCGGGCGCGGGCGGCGGGTGCGATGGCGTACCTGGTGAAGCCGTTCCAGAAGAGTGACCTGGTGCCGGCGATCGAGATCGCGCTGTCCCGGTACTCCGAGATCGCCGCACTCGAGTCCGAGGTGGCCGGGCTGACCGACCGCCTGGAGATCCGCAAGACCGTGGAGCGGGCCAAGGGCGCGCTGATGACGACGTACGGCATGACCGAGCCGCAGGCGTTCAAGTGGATCCAACGCACCGCGATGGACCACCGGATGACCATGCGTGAGGTGGCCGAGCGGATCCTGGCCGAGGGGACCGGCGCGGAGCCGACCGAGGCGAGCTGA
- the abc-f gene encoding ribosomal protection-like ABC-F family protein — protein MSDSFVVCSNLSFSWPDDTPVFQDLSFTVGAGRTGLVAPNGAGKSTLLKLIAGELKPTAGSISVNGVLGYLPQTLPLIGDLTVAEVLGIAPVLQALNAIESGDASEEHFTTIGNDWDIEERTNAQLDRLGLGDVSLTRHLHTLSGGQVISLGLAAQLLKQPDVLLLDEPTNNLDLDARHKLYGVIEDWNGCLLLVSHDRALLDRMDRIAELDRGELRLYGGNFTEYEETREAMREVAEKNVRNAEQEVKREKREMQQARERAERRASNASRNLKNAGLPRIFAGTMKRGAQESAGKASQTHAARVNDAKARLDEAGRALREEQRISLELPGTKVPSGRTLLHGERMQVRYGERALFATAGADLIIRGPERIALTGPNGAGKSTLLRVINGDLEPSSGEITRAEGRVAYLSQRLDLLDLDRTVMENLAASAPTMPEAQRMNLLARFLFRGSRIHLPVGVLSGGERLRATLACVLFAEPAPQLLLLDEPTNNLDLVSVSQLEGALDAYEGAFVVVSHDERFLAEIRVQRWLRLDDGRLLETGPPESA, from the coding sequence ATGTCCGATTCGTTCGTTGTCTGCTCGAACCTCTCCTTCTCCTGGCCGGACGACACACCGGTCTTCCAGGACCTCTCCTTCACCGTCGGCGCCGGTCGCACCGGCCTCGTCGCGCCGAACGGCGCAGGCAAGAGCACACTGCTCAAGCTGATCGCCGGTGAACTGAAACCCACCGCCGGAAGCATCTCCGTCAACGGGGTCCTCGGATACCTCCCCCAGACCCTGCCCCTGATCGGTGACCTGACCGTGGCCGAGGTGCTGGGCATCGCCCCGGTCCTCCAAGCCCTGAACGCGATCGAGTCCGGGGACGCGAGCGAGGAACACTTCACCACCATCGGCAACGACTGGGACATCGAGGAACGCACCAACGCGCAACTCGACCGGCTCGGGCTCGGGGACGTTTCGCTCACCCGACACCTGCACACCCTCAGCGGTGGCCAGGTCATCTCCCTCGGCCTGGCGGCACAACTGCTGAAGCAGCCCGATGTCCTGCTGCTCGACGAACCCACCAACAACCTCGACCTCGACGCGCGACACAAGCTCTACGGCGTGATCGAGGACTGGAACGGCTGTCTGCTGCTGGTCAGCCACGACCGCGCCCTGCTCGACCGGATGGACCGGATCGCCGAACTCGACCGGGGCGAACTCCGCCTCTACGGCGGGAACTTCACCGAGTACGAAGAGACGCGGGAGGCGATGCGGGAGGTCGCCGAGAAGAACGTGCGCAACGCCGAGCAGGAGGTCAAACGGGAGAAGCGGGAGATGCAGCAGGCGCGTGAGCGGGCCGAGCGCCGAGCCAGCAACGCCTCCAGGAACCTGAAGAACGCCGGCCTGCCGAGGATCTTCGCCGGGACGATGAAACGGGGCGCCCAGGAGTCGGCGGGCAAGGCGAGCCAGACGCACGCCGCGCGGGTCAACGACGCGAAGGCCCGGCTCGACGAGGCCGGCCGCGCCCTGCGCGAGGAGCAGAGGATCTCGCTGGAACTGCCCGGGACCAAGGTCCCCTCCGGACGCACCCTCCTGCACGGGGAACGGATGCAGGTCCGGTACGGCGAGCGGGCCCTCTTCGCCACTGCGGGTGCCGACCTGATCATCCGGGGGCCGGAACGGATCGCCCTGACCGGTCCCAACGGCGCCGGCAAGTCGACCCTGCTGCGCGTGATCAACGGCGATCTCGAACCGTCCAGTGGCGAGATCACCCGGGCCGAGGGCCGGGTCGCGTACCTGTCCCAACGGCTGGACCTGCTCGACCTCGACCGGACCGTGATGGAGAACCTGGCCGCGTCCGCGCCCACCATGCCGGAGGCGCAGCGGATGAATCTGCTCGCCCGCTTCCTGTTCCGGGGCTCCCGGATCCACCTGCCGGTCGGGGTGCTCTCCGGCGGCGAACGGCTGCGCGCCACCCTGGCCTGTGTCCTGTTCGCCGAACCGGCGCCCCAGCTGCTGCTGCTCGACGAACCGACCAACAACCTCGACCTGGTCAGCGTCAGTCAGCTGGAGGGCGCGCTCGACGCCTACGAGGGCGCGTTCGTGGTGGTCAGCCACGACGAACGGTTCCTCGCGGAGATCCGGGTGCAACGGTGGCTCCGGCTCGACGACGGCCGCCTGCTGGAGACCGGGCCGCCCGAGAGCGCCTGA
- a CDS encoding response regulator, with protein MIRVLVVDDEHLVRSGLRLILEAAGDIVVVGEARDGAEAVDVVTRLGPEVVLMDVRMPGMDGLTAAARIGAVPNPPKVIMLTTFDLDEYVHQALRAGAVGFLLKDTPPTELAAAVRTVHAGHAMLAPTVTMRLLSSFVERGPAVAQRARERLALLTGRERDVIEALARGLSNAGIGAELSLTEATVKAHVSRSLAKLGLANRVQAAILVRDATG; from the coding sequence GTGATCAGGGTGCTGGTGGTCGACGACGAACATCTGGTCCGGTCGGGCCTGCGGTTGATCCTCGAGGCCGCCGGGGACATCGTGGTGGTCGGGGAGGCGCGGGACGGGGCCGAGGCGGTCGACGTGGTGACCCGGCTCGGGCCCGAGGTGGTGCTGATGGATGTACGGATGCCGGGGATGGACGGGCTCACCGCCGCGGCCCGGATCGGTGCCGTTCCGAACCCGCCGAAGGTGATCATGTTGACCACCTTCGACCTGGACGAGTACGTCCACCAGGCGCTCCGGGCCGGTGCGGTGGGGTTCCTGCTCAAGGACACTCCGCCGACCGAGCTCGCCGCCGCCGTCCGTACGGTGCACGCCGGCCACGCCATGCTCGCTCCGACGGTCACCATGCGCCTGCTCAGCTCCTTCGTGGAACGCGGCCCGGCGGTGGCACAGCGGGCCCGGGAACGGCTCGCCCTCCTCACCGGCCGGGAACGCGACGTGATCGAGGCACTCGCCCGTGGCCTGTCCAACGCGGGGATCGGTGCCGAACTGTCGCTGACCGAGGCGACGGTCAAGGCGCACGTCAGCCGCTCGCTCGCCAAGCTCGGGCTCGCCAACCGGGTCCAGGCGGCGATCCTGGTCCGGGACGCCACCGGCTGA